A region of Thermobifida halotolerans DNA encodes the following proteins:
- a CDS encoding crotonase/enoyl-CoA hydratase family protein, translated as MSSTVNGDAPDLLVEERGRVLVLTMNRPGARNAMSQAMAHQIAEALETLDSRPDLSVGVITGAGGTFCAGMDLKGFARGERPVVPGRGFAGLVQQPPRKPLIAAVEGYALAGGFEIVLSCDLVVASREARFGLPEVKRGLTAAAGGLLRLQHRIPYHLAMELVLTGRMWPAAEAADVHLVNRLTEPGEAFAAALALAGEVAANAPLALAASKQVLVNSVDWTLDTQFARQEEYVNPVRESADAKEGALAFVEKREPRWSGR; from the coding sequence ATGAGCAGCACTGTCAACGGCGACGCACCCGACCTCCTCGTCGAGGAGCGCGGGCGGGTGCTCGTGCTCACCATGAACCGGCCCGGGGCCCGCAACGCCATGTCGCAGGCCATGGCCCACCAGATCGCCGAGGCCCTGGAGACCCTCGACAGCCGGCCCGACCTCAGCGTCGGCGTCATCACCGGGGCGGGCGGCACCTTCTGCGCGGGGATGGACCTCAAGGGGTTCGCCCGCGGGGAGCGCCCGGTCGTGCCGGGCCGGGGGTTCGCCGGTCTGGTGCAGCAGCCGCCGAGGAAGCCGCTCATCGCGGCGGTGGAGGGCTACGCGCTCGCCGGGGGCTTCGAGATCGTGCTCTCGTGCGACCTGGTCGTGGCCTCCCGCGAGGCGAGGTTCGGGCTTCCCGAGGTCAAGCGCGGACTCACCGCCGCCGCGGGCGGCCTGCTCCGGCTGCAGCACCGCATCCCCTACCACCTGGCGATGGAGCTCGTCCTCACCGGACGGATGTGGCCGGCGGCCGAGGCCGCCGACGTGCACCTGGTCAACCGGCTCACCGAGCCCGGCGAGGCGTTCGCCGCGGCGCTCGCCCTCGCCGGGGAGGTCGCCGCCAACGCGCCCCTGGCGCTGGCCGCCTCCAAGCAGGTGCTGGTCAACTCGGTGGACTGGACACTGGACACCCAGTTCGCGCGCCAGGAGGAGTACGTCAACCCGGTGCGGGAGTCCGCCGACGCCAAGGAGGGCGCGCTCGCGTTCGTCGAGAAGCGCGAACCGCGCTGGAGCGGCCGGTAG
- a CDS encoding zinc-binding dehydrogenase, with the protein MFAVYAESFSPDDPLSALRLGERPDPEPGADWAVVTVRAAALNHHDVWSLRGVGLREEQLPMILGCDAAGYDEDGNEVVVHAVISSPDWVGDETLDPRRSLLSERHQGTLAERVAVPRRNLVPKPRSLSFEEAACLPTAWLTAYRMLFTQAGLKPGDSVLVQGAGGGVATALIALGRAAGLRVFATSRDGAKRERAVGLGAHETFEPGERLPTRVDAVMETVGRATWSHSVRSLRPGGTVVIAGTTSGAEPDSAELPRIFFQQMRVQGSTMGTRRELDQLVNFLDVTGVRPVIDRTMPLERARDGFAAMVEGELFGKIVFTR; encoded by the coding sequence ATGTTCGCTGTCTACGCCGAGAGTTTCTCGCCCGATGACCCGCTGTCCGCCCTGCGCCTGGGGGAGCGTCCCGACCCCGAGCCCGGAGCGGACTGGGCGGTCGTCACGGTCAGGGCCGCGGCGCTCAACCACCACGACGTCTGGTCGCTGCGCGGTGTCGGTCTGCGCGAGGAGCAGTTGCCGATGATCCTCGGCTGCGACGCCGCCGGGTACGACGAGGACGGCAACGAGGTGGTCGTCCACGCCGTCATCAGCAGCCCCGACTGGGTCGGCGACGAGACCCTGGACCCGCGCCGCTCGCTGCTCAGCGAACGCCACCAGGGGACGCTGGCCGAGCGGGTGGCCGTGCCGCGGCGCAACCTCGTCCCCAAGCCGAGGTCGCTGTCGTTCGAGGAGGCGGCCTGCCTGCCCACCGCGTGGCTGACCGCCTACCGGATGCTGTTCACCCAGGCCGGGCTCAAGCCGGGCGACAGCGTGCTGGTGCAGGGCGCGGGCGGCGGCGTGGCCACCGCCCTGATCGCCCTGGGCCGCGCGGCGGGGCTGCGGGTCTTCGCCACCAGCCGCGACGGGGCCAAGCGCGAGCGCGCTGTCGGCCTCGGCGCGCACGAGACGTTCGAGCCCGGCGAGCGGCTGCCGACGCGGGTGGACGCCGTCATGGAGACCGTCGGCAGGGCCACCTGGTCGCACTCGGTCCGGTCGCTGCGTCCCGGAGGGACGGTGGTCATCGCGGGCACGACCTCGGGCGCCGAGCCCGACAGCGCCGAGCTGCCCCGGATCTTCTTCCAGCAGATGCGCGTACAGGGCTCCACCATGGGCACCCGGCGCGAACTGGACCAACTGGTGAACTTCCTCGACGTCACCGGGGTGCGCCCGGTCATCGACCGGACGATGCCGCTGGAGCGGGCGCGCGACGGCTTCGCGGCCATGGTCGAGGGCGAGCTGTTCGGCAAGATCGTCTTCACCCGGTGA
- a CDS encoding SDR family NAD(P)-dependent oxidoreductase: MDVNGASVVVTGGASGLGAATAARLAKQGAHVVIVDLPRSRGGEVAEEIGGRFAPADVTDPDAVDAALDLAETRAPLRALVHCAGRGATVRVVEKDGSPGSLETYEQIVRTNLFGTFNVLRLAAARMARNEVVDEERGVCVLTASVAAYEGQIGQIPYASAKAGVAGMTIVAARDLATKKIRVATIAPGVFDTPILSRFPQEVRDALGRSVPHPNRLGHVDEYAMLAHHIVENKMINGEVIRLDGAMRMSAR, encoded by the coding sequence GTGGACGTCAACGGAGCTTCCGTCGTGGTGACCGGAGGGGCCTCCGGCCTGGGCGCCGCGACCGCGGCGCGGCTGGCGAAGCAGGGGGCCCACGTGGTCATCGTCGACCTGCCCCGGTCCAGGGGCGGGGAGGTGGCCGAGGAGATCGGCGGGCGGTTCGCCCCGGCGGACGTGACCGACCCCGACGCGGTCGACGCCGCGCTCGACCTCGCCGAGACCAGGGCCCCGCTGCGCGCGCTCGTGCACTGCGCCGGACGCGGCGCCACCGTGCGCGTGGTCGAGAAGGACGGCAGCCCCGGCTCCCTGGAGACCTACGAGCAGATCGTCCGGACCAACCTGTTCGGCACGTTCAACGTGCTGCGCCTGGCCGCCGCCCGGATGGCCCGCAACGAGGTCGTCGACGAGGAGCGGGGCGTGTGCGTCCTCACCGCCTCGGTGGCCGCCTACGAGGGCCAGATCGGCCAGATCCCCTACGCCTCGGCCAAGGCGGGCGTGGCGGGCATGACCATCGTCGCCGCCCGCGACCTGGCCACCAAGAAGATCCGGGTCGCCACGATCGCCCCGGGCGTGTTCGACACCCCCATCCTCAGCCGCTTCCCCCAGGAGGTCCGCGACGCCCTCGGCAGGTCGGTGCCGCACCCCAACCGCCTGGGCCATGTCGACGAGTACGCCATGCTCGCCCACCACATCGTCGAGAACAAGATGATCAACGGCGAGGTCATCCGCCTTGACGGGGCCATGCGCATGAGCGCGCGCTGA
- a CDS encoding ferredoxin, producing the protein MRVRVDGKQCQGHGVCYMTSPDVFAPDEEDGHAHVLVDEVGSDLEQAAKEGAEACPERAITVE; encoded by the coding sequence ATGCGCGTCCGAGTCGACGGGAAGCAGTGCCAGGGGCACGGCGTGTGCTACATGACCTCGCCCGACGTGTTCGCACCGGACGAGGAGGACGGCCACGCCCACGTGCTCGTCGACGAGGTCGGCTCCGACCTCGAACAGGCGGCCAAGGAGGGCGCGGAGGCCTGCCCCGAGCGGGCCATCACCGTCGAGTGA
- a CDS encoding FadR/GntR family transcriptional regulator: MAQPPLRPQKTAMLVAQQIVADINRRGNTVGDRLPPERVMLDEYSVGRGTLRESLRFLELQGVISLRPGPGGGPIVQQPDATSLTTTLTLLMQFEKAPFRTITEARTALEPMMARLASERMSDDRLKELKESVDTMRENLEDQEVFLEENKRFHDLIAHGSGNVMFGYLVDSLLDILDGSAIGIDYPQFRRAAVHKAHLSIYEAIASRDPEASAEAMSRHIHEYVRYAEKKFPDVLETPIVWSS; encoded by the coding sequence ATGGCACAACCGCCCCTGAGGCCGCAGAAGACGGCGATGCTGGTCGCCCAGCAGATCGTCGCCGACATCAACCGACGAGGAAACACGGTGGGCGACCGCCTTCCCCCCGAGCGGGTCATGCTCGACGAGTACTCCGTGGGCCGGGGGACCCTGCGCGAGTCACTGCGCTTCCTCGAACTGCAGGGAGTCATCTCACTGCGCCCCGGACCCGGCGGAGGGCCCATCGTCCAGCAGCCCGACGCCACCAGTCTGACCACCACGCTGACGCTGCTGATGCAGTTCGAGAAGGCGCCCTTCCGCACCATCACCGAGGCGCGCACCGCGCTGGAGCCCATGATGGCCCGGCTGGCCTCGGAGCGGATGAGCGACGACCGGCTCAAGGAGCTCAAGGAGAGCGTGGACACCATGCGCGAGAACCTGGAGGACCAGGAGGTCTTCCTGGAGGAGAACAAGCGCTTCCACGACCTCATCGCCCACGGCTCCGGCAACGTGATGTTCGGCTACCTCGTGGACTCCCTGCTCGACATCCTCGACGGTTCGGCCATCGGCATCGACTACCCCCAGTTCCGGCGCGCCGCGGTCCACAAGGCGCACCTGAGCATCTACGAGGCGATCGCCTCCCGCGACCCCGAGGCCTCCGCCGAGGCGATGTCCAGGCACATCCACGAGTACGTCCGCTATGCGGAGAAGAAGTTCCCCGACGTCCTCGAAACGCCCATCGTGTGGAGCTCCTGA
- a CDS encoding NAD(P)/FAD-dependent oxidoreductase — MERIVIAGGGLAAARTCEQLRSKGYEGELVMLCAEPHPPYDRPPLTKAALVEQDHDPTLPTDYAKLSVDVRLGVSATSLDPASRTVRTTDGELSYDALVIATGASPVRLPGPGRQLTVRTLDDAARLRAELKPGQRVVLVGASWISAEVATAALRHGCSVTCVEAGPAPLAAALGPTVGARFLPWWAEVDLRLDAGVAEVTETGVRLAGGEHVDADVVVVGVGVRPDTAWLEGSGVDVERGVLVDEHLRASQPGVHALGDVAVRWSPRWNGRLRVEHWDDAREAARVVAAVLLHDPSGDTPPPVHDPVPYFWSDQFGHKIQYVGHHGPDDTVVVRDGGERWAAAWLAADGRLTAHLSVDSPRQMVDARMAIEAGARPDEAALRDLSAKLAPPRTK, encoded by the coding sequence ATGGAACGGATCGTCATCGCCGGTGGCGGCCTGGCCGCGGCCAGGACGTGCGAACAGCTCCGCTCGAAGGGCTACGAGGGCGAACTGGTCATGCTCTGCGCCGAGCCGCACCCGCCCTACGACCGGCCGCCGCTGACCAAGGCCGCGCTGGTCGAGCAGGACCACGACCCCACCCTGCCCACCGACTACGCGAAGCTGTCGGTGGACGTGCGCCTCGGCGTCTCCGCCACCTCCCTGGACCCCGCGTCCCGGACGGTGCGGACCACCGACGGTGAACTGTCCTACGACGCGCTCGTCATCGCCACCGGCGCCTCCCCCGTCAGGCTCCCCGGCCCGGGCCGCCAGCTCACGGTACGCACCCTGGACGACGCGGCCCGGCTCCGGGCCGAACTGAAGCCCGGCCAGCGGGTCGTCCTGGTGGGGGCCAGTTGGATCAGCGCCGAGGTCGCCACCGCCGCGCTGCGCCACGGCTGCTCGGTGACCTGCGTCGAGGCGGGCCCGGCCCCGCTCGCCGCCGCCCTGGGGCCGACGGTGGGCGCCCGGTTCCTGCCCTGGTGGGCGGAGGTGGACCTGCGGCTCGACGCCGGTGTCGCGGAGGTCACCGAGACCGGCGTGCGACTGGCCGGCGGCGAGCACGTGGACGCCGACGTGGTCGTGGTCGGCGTCGGCGTCCGCCCCGACACCGCCTGGCTGGAGGGCTCGGGGGTCGACGTGGAGCGGGGGGTGCTCGTGGACGAGCACCTGCGCGCCTCGCAGCCCGGGGTCCACGCCCTCGGCGACGTGGCGGTGCGGTGGTCGCCGCGCTGGAACGGCCGGCTGCGCGTCGAGCACTGGGACGACGCCCGGGAGGCCGCGCGGGTCGTCGCGGCGGTCCTGCTGCACGACCCGTCCGGTGACACGCCGCCGCCCGTCCACGATCCGGTCCCCTACTTCTGGAGCGACCAGTTCGGCCACAAGATCCAGTACGTGGGGCATCACGGCCCCGACGACACGGTGGTCGTCCGCGACGGCGGCGAGCGGTGGGCCGCGGCCTGGCTGGCCGCCGACGGTCGGCTCACCGCGCACCTGAGCGTCGACTCGCCCCGGCAGATGGTCGACGCGCGGATGGCCATCGAGGCGGGGGCGCGCCCCGACGAGGCCGCCCTGCGCGACCTCTCGGCGAAACTCGCGCCGCCGCGCACGAAGTAG
- a CDS encoding cytochrome P450 yields the protein MSDPTRCPVVHFDHHSAEHADDPVASYRALRQSHKRGWTEAHGGYWVLSDYQSVFDAARDDDLFSSTREAADTDGLAIVIPPTPMYHHIPIEVDPPEFRKYRKIVNQITAPSAVKRMEEMVERYTTAFVDSVIEKGECDFTTIIGVPAIVTIDWLGLPVEDWNRYAGAHRATLADPQDSPEFRHAVEVELPALSEQMWQTIRDRRAEPRDDVISFLVAQEIDGRPITDEEVFAIVDLLVSGGTGTTASLVSQALVWLARNTEVRRELIDDPGLLDRAVEEFLRVFSPTQALARTVTRDVDFHGCPMKAGDRVLLSWASANRDEEQFDAPDTIDIRRWPNRHVAFGIGVHRCAGSHLGRLMAKRLLQEILTRMPDYTIDFAALERFPDQGTNVGFRRIPARFTPGGRVLAESEAVIG from the coding sequence ATGAGCGACCCCACACGCTGCCCGGTCGTCCACTTCGACCACCACTCCGCAGAACACGCGGACGACCCGGTCGCCTCCTACCGCGCACTGCGCCAGAGCCACAAGAGGGGCTGGACCGAGGCCCACGGCGGCTACTGGGTGCTCTCGGACTACCAGAGCGTATTCGACGCGGCCCGCGACGACGACCTGTTCTCCTCCACCCGGGAGGCCGCCGACACCGACGGTCTGGCCATCGTCATCCCGCCGACCCCGATGTACCACCACATCCCCATCGAGGTCGACCCGCCGGAGTTCCGCAAGTACCGCAAGATCGTCAACCAGATCACGGCCCCCTCCGCGGTGAAGCGGATGGAGGAGATGGTGGAGCGCTACACCACCGCCTTCGTCGACAGCGTCATCGAGAAGGGCGAGTGCGACTTCACCACGATCATCGGCGTGCCCGCGATCGTCACCATCGACTGGCTCGGCCTGCCCGTCGAGGACTGGAACCGCTACGCCGGGGCCCACCGCGCCACCCTGGCCGACCCGCAGGACAGCCCCGAGTTCCGCCACGCCGTCGAGGTCGAACTGCCCGCCCTGTCCGAGCAGATGTGGCAGACCATCCGGGACCGGCGCGCCGAGCCCCGGGACGACGTCATCAGCTTCCTGGTGGCCCAGGAGATCGACGGCCGCCCGATCACCGACGAGGAGGTCTTCGCCATCGTCGACCTGCTCGTCTCCGGCGGCACCGGGACGACGGCGTCGCTGGTGAGCCAGGCCCTGGTGTGGCTGGCCAGGAACACCGAGGTCCGCCGGGAGCTCATCGACGACCCGGGCCTGCTCGACCGCGCGGTCGAGGAGTTCCTGCGCGTCTTCTCCCCCACCCAGGCCCTGGCCCGCACCGTCACCCGCGACGTGGACTTCCACGGCTGCCCGATGAAGGCCGGCGACCGCGTCCTGCTGTCGTGGGCCTCGGCCAACCGGGACGAGGAGCAGTTCGACGCCCCCGACACCATCGACATCAGGCGCTGGCCCAACCGCCACGTCGCCTTCGGCATCGGCGTCCACCGCTGCGCGGGCTCCCACCTCGGCCGCCTCATGGCCAAGCGGCTGCTGCAGGAGATCCTGACCCGCATGCCCGACTACACGATCGACTTCGCCGCGCTGGAGCGCTTCCCCGACCAGGGCACCAACGTGGGCTTCCGCCGCATCCCCGCGAGGTTCACCCCCGGCGGACGGGTGCTTGCCGAGTCCGAAGCCGTCATCGGCTGA
- a CDS encoding thiolase family protein — MSQARSNDVVIVDAVRTAAGRGRQGGALADLHPVDLLAQTLRQLISRHDLDPGTVDDVIIGCVSQVGEQSATPGRMAWLGAGFPAHVPATTIDRKCGSSQQAVHFAAQGIAAGSYDIVVAGGVESMSRVVMGSARMGADPYGALVAERYAPGLVSQGVAAELVAARWKLDRTTLDEYSVRSHRLAAQAQQAGLFDREIVGVRTPSGTFDRDETIRPQSTVDKLAALRTVFATPELSERFPEIDWSITAGNSSQITDGASALLLMSRARCEELGYTPRARVHSMAVCGDDPLLMLTAPIPATRRVLERSGLSLSDIDHIEINEAFAPVPLAWLAEFDADIARVNPRGGAIALGHPLGASGTRLMTTMLHALEDNDQQFGLQLMCEAGGMANATLIERI, encoded by the coding sequence ATGTCACAAGCGCGATCCAACGATGTGGTCATCGTCGACGCGGTGCGCACCGCCGCCGGCCGTGGACGTCAGGGCGGGGCGCTCGCCGACCTCCACCCGGTGGACCTGCTCGCCCAGACCCTCAGGCAACTGATCTCGCGCCACGACCTCGACCCGGGGACCGTGGACGACGTCATCATCGGATGCGTGTCGCAGGTGGGCGAGCAGTCGGCGACCCCCGGCCGCATGGCCTGGCTCGGCGCCGGGTTCCCCGCCCACGTCCCCGCCACGACCATCGACCGCAAGTGCGGCTCCAGCCAGCAGGCGGTCCACTTCGCCGCACAGGGCATCGCGGCCGGTTCCTACGACATCGTGGTCGCCGGCGGTGTGGAGTCGATGAGCCGCGTCGTCATGGGCTCGGCGCGCATGGGCGCCGACCCCTACGGCGCCCTGGTCGCCGAGCGCTACGCCCCCGGACTGGTCTCCCAGGGGGTGGCGGCCGAACTGGTCGCGGCGCGCTGGAAGCTGGACCGCACCACCCTGGACGAGTACTCGGTCCGCTCCCACCGGCTCGCCGCCCAGGCCCAGCAGGCCGGTCTGTTCGATCGGGAGATCGTCGGCGTCCGGACCCCCTCGGGTACCTTCGACCGTGACGAGACCATCCGCCCGCAGAGCACCGTCGACAAGCTCGCCGCGCTCAGGACCGTCTTCGCCACCCCCGAGCTGTCCGAGCGCTTCCCCGAGATCGACTGGAGCATCACCGCGGGCAACTCCTCGCAGATCACCGACGGGGCCAGCGCGCTGCTGCTGATGAGCCGCGCCAGATGCGAGGAACTCGGCTACACCCCGCGCGCCCGCGTCCACTCGATGGCGGTCTGCGGCGACGACCCCCTGCTCATGCTGACCGCGCCCATCCCGGCGACGCGCAGGGTCCTGGAGCGCTCCGGTCTGTCGCTGTCCGACATCGACCACATCGAGATCAACGAGGCGTTCGCCCCCGTTCCCCTGGCCTGGCTCGCCGAGTTCGACGCCGACATCGCCAGGGTCAACCCCCGCGGCGGCGCGATCGCGCTCGGCCACCCGCTCGGCGCCTCGGGCACGCGGCTCATGACCACGATGCTGCACGCGCTGGAGGACAACGACCAGCAGTTCGGCCTGCAGTTGATGTGCGAGGCCGGCGGCATGGCCAACGCCACCCTCATCGAACGCATCTGA